A single window of Methanomassiliicoccales archaeon DNA harbors:
- a CDS encoding zinc ribbon domain-containing protein: MGQIMYCPKCGTELPDNAEYCMKCGTHIGEAKVRKAIDDTKPVLAPSGAVSLNCPSCGAPLSPKFGEMVITCEYCGTAIALGSEGWTGIKKQTMLPVNFPDTETVSKKIAQSMDQGLLHRHLQEKSVLEELNLSLVPYWIVSVSARTSIISSDVAVEAGQIATTAALFGLMGAGIGGGRGRANISGPLVAGAMMGSMMNPGRGGAKKTFEIDNNYNFPVVALKGMAEHQPRDYQFRLEERAFFDISKLPKGIKILNGDVGEEAAKYQARTLVTQLQSDKAHAEHHMIQELHTDVDVSETELLHAPIWFARYDFKGKKIALVIDGNSGAVINSIGL, encoded by the coding sequence TTGGGTCAAATCATGTACTGTCCCAAGTGCGGCACGGAATTACCAGACAATGCTGAGTACTGCATGAAGTGTGGTACGCATATTGGCGAAGCGAAGGTCAGAAAAGCTATCGATGACACAAAGCCGGTCCTTGCTCCGAGCGGGGCGGTTTCTTTGAACTGTCCGAGCTGCGGTGCTCCATTGTCGCCCAAGTTCGGTGAGATGGTCATCACATGTGAGTACTGCGGAACGGCGATCGCCCTGGGGAGCGAAGGATGGACCGGCATCAAGAAGCAGACCATGCTTCCGGTGAACTTTCCCGACACAGAGACCGTGAGCAAGAAGATCGCGCAATCCATGGATCAGGGCCTCCTTCACCGCCATCTACAGGAGAAATCGGTTCTGGAGGAGTTGAACCTAAGCCTTGTGCCATACTGGATCGTTTCCGTGTCAGCCAGGACCTCGATCATCTCAAGTGATGTTGCCGTGGAGGCTGGTCAGATCGCCACGACCGCGGCCCTCTTCGGACTGATGGGAGCGGGCATCGGGGGAGGAAGGGGTAGAGCCAATATCTCCGGTCCTCTGGTCGCTGGTGCGATGATGGGATCTATGATGAACCCCGGTCGTGGAGGGGCCAAGAAGACCTTCGAGATCGATAACAATTACAACTTCCCGGTGGTGGCTTTGAAGGGAATGGCCGAACATCAACCCCGGGACTATCAGTTCAGATTGGAGGAGAGGGCCTTCTTCGATATTTCGAAACTTCCGAAGGGGATAAAGATCCTCAACGGGGACGTCGGTGAGGAGGCGGCGAAATATCAGGCAAGAACGCTTGTGACCCAGCTGCAGTCCGACAAGGCTCATGCGGAGCATCACATGATCCAGGAGCTCCATACCGATGTCGATGTCTCCGAGACCGAGCTACTGCATGCTCCAATTTGGTTCGCCAGATACGATTTCAAAGGAAAGAAGATAGCCCTCGTCATCGACGGTAATTCCGGCGCTGTGATCAATAGCATCGGCCTATGA
- a CDS encoding DUF3800 domain-containing protein: MHDLVEVYLDESGDLGFSPNSSRYLVIAATVTTSKVNFDRIVKKGNEKLKIKGKSRAEVKFNNSDDWMRHFYIDRFCDTGCHVHWCSIEKSDTKEHLIRCKDKLYNYMCGRLMASVFGSYNARKFNMIVDKRAGGRAERNDFDRYMNTILDHEHMGNFLPELRLSHYDSFNNPGLRVHDFVVGSVFQHLERKNDEYYDKLKNKVDWGERLW, from the coding sequence TTGCACGACTTGGTCGAAGTATACCTAGATGAAAGCGGAGATCTCGGGTTCTCTCCGAACAGCTCACGATACCTAGTGATTGCTGCGACTGTTACGACAAGCAAGGTGAACTTCGACAGGATTGTGAAAAAGGGAAATGAGAAGCTAAAGATCAAGGGCAAGTCCCGTGCCGAAGTAAAATTCAACAACAGCGACGACTGGATGAGACATTTCTACATCGATAGGTTCTGCGACACCGGCTGTCATGTTCATTGGTGCTCGATCGAGAAATCCGATACGAAAGAGCACTTGATAAGATGCAAGGACAAGCTCTACAACTACATGTGTGGTAGACTGATGGCCTCAGTATTCGGCAGTTACAATGCCCGCAAATTCAACATGATCGTGGACAAGAGGGCGGGTGGCCGAGCAGAGAGGAACGATTTCGACCGCTATATGAACACCATTTTAGACCACGAACACATGGGCAATTTTCTACCAGAGCTAAGACTCAGCCATTACGACTCATTTAACAATCCTGGATTGCGGGTCCATGATTTCGTGGTCGGGTCTGTCTTCCAGCATCTGGAAAGGAAAAATGATGAATACTATGATAAACTAAAGAACAAGGTTGACTGGGGCGAGAGGTTATGGTAA
- a CDS encoding ribbon-helix-helix domain-containing protein: MKKGEKKADPKVQLSVTVSGNLVGFMDQEIEKKIYSSRSHAVDRALQELKDRTGKRP, encoded by the coding sequence ATGAAGAAAGGAGAAAAGAAAGCCGACCCCAAGGTGCAGCTTTCGGTCACGGTCTCCGGGAATCTCGTCGGGTTCATGGATCAGGAGATCGAGAAGAAGATCTACTCGTCACGCTCACACGCCGTCGACCGGGCACTGCAGGAGCTCAAGGACCGAACGGGCAAACGGCCTTAA